In Streptomyces sp. P9-A4, a single window of DNA contains:
- a CDS encoding VOC family protein produces the protein MAVSFNHTIIAAKNREESARFFRELLELPEAPSWGPFLNVQLADGVLIQFAEPPVEIQMQHYAFLVDDELFDRAYARLCDQGIEHWADPQMKRPGETNTEHGGRGVYFKDPAGHAFELITRPYL, from the coding sequence ATGGCAGTCAGCTTCAACCACACCATCATCGCGGCGAAGAACCGCGAGGAATCGGCGCGCTTCTTCCGGGAGTTGCTGGAACTCCCCGAGGCGCCGTCCTGGGGTCCCTTCCTCAACGTCCAGCTCGCCGACGGGGTACTGATCCAGTTCGCCGAGCCCCCGGTCGAGATCCAGATGCAGCACTACGCGTTCCTCGTCGACGACGAACTCTTCGACCGGGCGTACGCGCGGCTGTGCGACCAGGGCATCGAGCACTGGGCAGACCCGCAGATGAAGCGCCCCGGCGAAACGAACACCGAACACGGCGGCCGAGGTGTCTACTTCAAGGACCCGGCAGGGCACGCTTTCGAACTGATCACGCGACCGTACCTCTAG
- a CDS encoding GNAT family N-acetyltransferase: MTIVLGTPAVDGVREVMAALRVWQYDGAPMQLHSGDIGWNYRFGTAETAAVVRTWSRDGRILAVGILDSPTVVRMTVAPDAFQDEGLARRLVEDFSLPERGVLPAGAVSIEAPPGLLLHDLLAKEGWGVDEPWTPLFRDLAEPVEDPGVRIGAIGPEQAQDFADVLRSAFNTSRPTREYWHAMSAGPFYEDARCLGAYDDQGSVAAVVTVWSAGPGKPGLVEPMGVHEDHRGRGYGRAITVAGAAALREMGSSSVRVCTLSSNVGGIATYKAAGFEARPEVRDRIRTD, translated from the coding sequence ATGACGATTGTGCTGGGAACGCCGGCGGTCGACGGGGTGCGCGAGGTCATGGCCGCGCTGCGGGTATGGCAGTACGACGGAGCGCCGATGCAATTGCATTCGGGGGACATCGGCTGGAACTACCGGTTCGGAACGGCCGAGACGGCCGCGGTGGTCCGGACCTGGAGCCGGGACGGGCGGATCCTCGCGGTCGGGATTCTGGACTCGCCGACGGTGGTGCGGATGACGGTCGCTCCGGACGCCTTCCAGGACGAGGGCTTGGCGCGGCGGCTCGTTGAGGACTTCTCGCTTCCTGAGCGCGGCGTGCTGCCGGCAGGAGCGGTGTCGATCGAGGCGCCGCCGGGCCTGCTGCTCCACGACCTGTTGGCCAAGGAGGGCTGGGGGGTCGACGAGCCGTGGACGCCGCTCTTCCGCGACCTCGCGGAGCCGGTGGAGGACCCCGGCGTGCGGATCGGGGCGATCGGCCCGGAGCAGGCGCAGGACTTCGCCGACGTCCTGCGGTCGGCGTTCAACACGTCAAGGCCTACGCGCGAGTACTGGCACGCGATGTCGGCGGGACCGTTCTACGAGGACGCCCGCTGTCTGGGCGCCTATGACGATCAGGGCAGCGTGGCGGCGGTGGTGACGGTGTGGTCGGCCGGCCCGGGGAAGCCGGGGCTGGTCGAGCCGATGGGCGTACACGAGGACCACCGCGGTCGCGGCTACGGCCGGGCGATCACCGTGGCCGGGGCGGCCGCGCTGCGGGAGATGGGCTCGTCGAGCGTGCGCGTCTGCACGCTGAGTTCCAACGTCGGTGGCATCGCCACGTACAAGGCGGCCGGGTTCGAGGCACGGCCGGAGGTACGGGACCGCATCCGGACGGACTGA